One segment of Haloplanus natans DSM 17983 DNA contains the following:
- a CDS encoding dodecin codes for MVFKKITLIGTSPESFDAAADDAIDRAESTLDNVKWIEVDELGVEIASVEGREYQAEVTVAFELEDR; via the coding sequence ATGGTCTTCAAGAAGATCACGCTGATCGGGACGAGTCCGGAGAGCTTCGACGCCGCGGCCGACGACGCCATCGACCGCGCCGAGTCGACCCTGGACAACGTGAAGTGGATCGAAGTGGACGAACTGGGGGTCGAGATCGCGAGCGTCGAGGGCCGGGAGTACCAAGCTGAGGTCACGGTGGCGTTCGAACTCGAGGACCGATAG
- a CDS encoding universal stress protein: MSLVVVPVRYPLSRHSKATLAEAIRLAEERDADLTVLHVDLYQEGREVTRTELKRAVEAEFGAIARARYVVRRGFLVEETILDEVAAENADVVVIGSKQVSRWRRTFSRFLDDPDIDRFLREKLDCDVVTVSEG, encoded by the coding sequence ATGTCTCTGGTGGTCGTCCCGGTCCGCTATCCGCTCAGCAGACACTCCAAGGCGACACTGGCCGAGGCCATCCGTCTCGCCGAGGAGCGCGACGCCGATCTGACGGTCCTCCACGTCGACCTCTATCAGGAAGGTCGCGAGGTGACGCGGACGGAACTCAAGCGGGCGGTCGAGGCGGAGTTCGGGGCCATCGCTCGCGCACGATACGTCGTCCGTCGGGGCTTTCTGGTCGAGGAGACCATCCTCGACGAGGTGGCCGCCGAGAACGCCGACGTGGTCGTCATCGGCTCGAAACAGGTCAGTCGGTGGCGGCGCACGTTCAGTCGCTTCCTCGACGACCCGGATATCGATCGCTTCCTGCGGGAGAAACTCGACTGCGACGTGGTGACCGTCAGCGAGGGCTGA
- a CDS encoding DUF7576 family protein, giving the protein MIDPTSDIGEDVDESTAPTCHTCGKKIMQEPAHRVVSWVEDGEVEHLHFCDDECREAWSGRRPR; this is encoded by the coding sequence ATGATCGACCCCACATCCGACATTGGGGAGGACGTCGACGAGAGCACCGCACCGACGTGTCACACGTGTGGGAAGAAGATCATGCAGGAACCGGCACATCGGGTCGTCTCGTGGGTCGAGGACGGCGAGGTCGAACATCTTCACTTCTGTGACGACGAGTGCCGCGAGGCCTGGAGCGGACGCCGGCCGCGATAG
- a CDS encoding S8 family serine peptidase, whose product MSLAPRSRVALLTAVVVLAVVQPALAGVERAEPTRGVGDVGLTVGAAVERHPSSAGATAEALRTVRADAVHDRGLTGAGVSVGVIGQGFDAGGAVAPHVAAERQVGDPPRSTAHDTAVAEVVSETAPDADLYLAGVGRTPTPAEYAAAVEWLTARGADIIVDSGSYFPSVAADERRITAAAERAIERGVVFVTSAGNYADRHWAGTGTAKGWVTFAADDAANALADGERLRGRVTVRLRWHSAADYDLYLYRRLPDGADRVVAKSVGDETGPGLTVESIDVAVPRGRYYVGVYADSVATATDNSVATATDNSVATATDNSVATATSNGVAAPSTPATDPGRVQVFAAHHRLEHTTAHGSMVAPATSDRVVAVGAAANGEPLPYSSLSEAGSVDLTAPADARTRADPTFVGTSAAAPYVAGTAALVEAAGRDPSPARIEAILERTADDEGSTVDALAAVEAASASGELATAGAGDPDGSASATVESVDDAGTWPDVTASPDPDRGATDSTTGTSPTRSADESARNVTRPDDGRRSGVDDARDERNRDDDADRSPGRDRDRNGGNTTDDGAGGRERRDGTADGGSRER is encoded by the coding sequence ATGTCCCTCGCCCCCCGATCGCGTGTCGCACTCCTCACCGCCGTCGTCGTCCTCGCGGTCGTCCAGCCGGCGCTGGCGGGTGTCGAACGGGCCGAGCCGACGCGGGGGGTCGGCGACGTGGGTCTCACCGTCGGCGCCGCGGTCGAGCGCCATCCGTCGAGCGCCGGGGCGACCGCCGAGGCGCTCCGGACGGTCCGGGCCGACGCCGTCCACGACCGCGGACTGACGGGTGCGGGCGTCTCCGTCGGCGTCATCGGACAGGGATTCGATGCCGGCGGCGCCGTTGCACCGCACGTCGCCGCCGAGCGACAGGTCGGCGATCCGCCCCGGTCGACCGCTCACGACACCGCCGTCGCCGAGGTGGTCTCCGAGACGGCGCCGGACGCGGACCTGTATCTCGCGGGCGTCGGCCGGACGCCCACGCCCGCGGAGTACGCGGCGGCCGTCGAGTGGCTGACCGCCCGCGGCGCCGACATCATCGTCGATTCGGGGAGTTATTTCCCGAGCGTCGCGGCCGACGAACGACGGATCACCGCCGCCGCCGAACGGGCGATCGAGCGGGGCGTCGTCTTCGTTACCTCCGCCGGCAACTACGCCGACCGCCACTGGGCCGGCACGGGCACCGCTAAGGGCTGGGTCACCTTCGCCGCCGACGACGCGGCGAACGCCCTCGCCGACGGCGAACGTCTGCGAGGACGGGTGACCGTTCGGCTGCGCTGGCACAGTGCCGCCGACTACGATCTTTACCTCTACAGGCGCCTCCCGGACGGCGCCGACCGCGTCGTCGCGAAATCCGTCGGCGACGAGACCGGTCCCGGCCTCACCGTCGAGTCCATCGACGTGGCGGTCCCCCGCGGGCGGTACTACGTGGGTGTCTACGCTGATAGCGTGGCGACAGCCACGGACAACAGCGTGGCGACAGCCACGGACAACAGCGTGGCGACAGCCACGGACAACAGCGTGGCGACAGCCACGAGCAACGGCGTGGCCGCTCCGTCGACCCCGGCCACCGACCCCGGCCGCGTGCAGGTGTTCGCCGCCCACCACCGACTCGAACACACGACCGCCCACGGGAGCATGGTCGCGCCCGCGACGAGTGACCGCGTCGTCGCCGTTGGCGCGGCCGCGAACGGCGAACCCCTCCCGTACAGTTCGCTCTCGGAGGCAGGATCGGTCGATCTGACCGCCCCCGCCGACGCCCGGACGCGCGCCGACCCGACCTTCGTCGGCACGTCGGCCGCCGCACCCTACGTCGCCGGGACGGCCGCGCTGGTGGAGGCCGCCGGGCGGGACCCCTCGCCCGCCCGCATCGAGGCCATCCTCGAACGCACCGCCGACGACGAGGGATCGACGGTCGACGCGCTGGCCGCCGTCGAGGCCGCGTCGGCGAGCGGCGAGTTGGCGACTGCCGGCGCGGGCGACCCCGACGGATCGGCGTCCGCCACGGTGGAGTCGGTCGACGACGCCGGGACGTGGCCCGACGTGACCGCCAGCCCGGATCCCGACCGCGGGGCGACCGACTCCACCACGGGCACGTCGCCGACGCGGTCGGCGGACGAGTCCGCCCGGAACGTCACCCGCCCCGACGATGGGCGTCGCTCGGGGGTCGACGACGCGCGCGACGAGCGAAACCGGGATGACGACGCGGACCGAAGTCCCGGGCGTGATCGGGACCGGAACGGCGGCAACACGACCGACGACGGTGCCGGCGGCCGCGAGCGACGCGACGGCACGGCCGACGGCGGAAGCCGGGAGCGATAG
- a CDS encoding DNA mismatch repair protein, whose protein sequence is MRLEDYWGVGPKTSERLRETLGEEAAVEAIESADVRALTDAGITRGRATRILRRANDQAGMDALATRDAREVYDDLLALASEYALTRHAADRIRVLTPLSNPEAVEKRLDAVDAAVGAWTDLDGENGEAVVEAFDAYDAAEGTERAAVDAVLALRDAGLDGSTFGALGDIDPDAVREAADALQYVTPEGVAVGADDRLDDLRGRLDDARDLENSAFDVLDRIRETGVRDLEDFRRAFADYVDRETRLSRSAVEEVAPGEAHDAADFVSTALRALVDDFERRVAAREREVEDDLRASIADARDDVDRAVAAVDDVAFDLSLARFAAAHDLVRPTLGGDGLAVEGARNLFLSDPDPVDYAVGDHDLSPPTGDRVAVLTGANSGGKTTLLETCCSVALLAAMGLPVPADCAAVGEFDAVVFHRRHASFNAGVLESTLKSIVPPLTDGGRTLMLVDEFEAITEPGRAADLLNGLVDLTVERGALGVYVTHLADDLSPLPDAARIDGIFAEGLTPDLDLRVDYQPRFGTVGKSTPEFIVSRLVANAGDRRVRQGFEHLAAAVGEEAVQRTLSDVWDG, encoded by the coding sequence ATGCGACTGGAGGATTACTGGGGCGTGGGGCCGAAGACGAGTGAACGTCTCCGAGAGACACTCGGGGAGGAGGCGGCCGTCGAAGCCATCGAATCCGCGGACGTGCGCGCGCTGACCGACGCGGGGATCACGCGGGGGCGAGCGACGCGCATCCTCCGCCGCGCCAACGACCAGGCTGGGATGGACGCCCTCGCCACCCGCGACGCGCGAGAGGTGTACGACGACCTGTTGGCGCTGGCGAGCGAGTACGCCCTCACCCGTCACGCCGCCGACCGAATCCGGGTGCTGACGCCGCTTTCGAACCCCGAAGCAGTCGAGAAACGGCTGGACGCCGTCGACGCCGCCGTCGGCGCGTGGACCGACCTCGACGGGGAGAACGGGGAAGCGGTCGTCGAGGCCTTCGACGCCTACGACGCGGCCGAGGGGACCGAACGCGCCGCCGTCGACGCCGTTCTCGCCCTCCGCGACGCCGGCCTCGACGGGTCGACGTTCGGCGCCCTCGGCGACATCGACCCCGACGCGGTGCGCGAGGCGGCCGACGCCCTGCAGTACGTCACTCCCGAGGGAGTGGCCGTGGGCGCCGACGACCGCCTCGACGACCTTCGAGGCCGTCTCGACGACGCGCGCGACCTGGAGAACTCCGCGTTCGACGTGCTCGACCGGATTCGGGAGACGGGCGTGCGGGACCTCGAGGATTTCCGCCGCGCCTTCGCCGACTACGTGGATCGCGAGACGCGTCTGTCGCGGTCGGCGGTCGAGGAGGTGGCGCCCGGCGAGGCCCACGACGCCGCCGACTTCGTGAGCACGGCGCTTCGGGCGCTGGTCGACGACTTCGAACGCCGCGTCGCGGCACGCGAACGCGAGGTGGAAGACGACCTCCGGGCGTCCATCGCCGACGCCCGAGACGACGTGGACCGGGCGGTCGCCGCCGTCGACGACGTGGCGTTCGATCTCTCGCTGGCGCGCTTTGCGGCCGCACACGACCTGGTTCGGCCGACCCTCGGCGGCGACGGCCTCGCCGTCGAGGGGGCGCGCAACCTCTTTCTGTCCGACCCGGACCCAGTCGACTACGCGGTCGGCGACCACGATCTGTCGCCGCCGACGGGCGACCGCGTGGCCGTGCTGACGGGTGCCAACAGCGGGGGGAAGACGACGCTGCTGGAGACCTGCTGTTCGGTCGCGCTACTGGCCGCGATGGGGCTTCCCGTCCCCGCCGACTGCGCCGCTGTCGGCGAGTTCGACGCCGTGGTCTTCCACCGCCGCCACGCCAGTTTCAACGCGGGGGTGCTGGAGTCGACGCTGAAATCCATCGTCCCGCCCTTGACCGACGGCGGCCGGACGCTCATGCTCGTCGACGAGTTCGAAGCCATCACCGAACCCGGGCGCGCCGCGGACCTGCTGAACGGCCTGGTCGATCTCACCGTCGAACGGGGCGCCCTCGGCGTCTACGTCACCCACCTCGCGGACGATCTGAGCCCGCTTCCCGACGCCGCCCGGATCGACGGCATCTTCGCCGAGGGGTTGACCCCCGACCTCGATCTTCGGGTGGATTACCAGCCGCGTTTCGGCACCGTCGGCAAGTCGACGCCGGAGTTCATCGTATCCCGCCTCGTCGCGAACGCGGGCGACCGGCGGGTGCGACAGGGGTTCGAACACCTCGCCGCCGCGGTGGGCGAGGAGGCAGTCCAGCGCACCCTCTCCGACGTGTGGGATGGGTGA
- a CDS encoding mechanosensitive ion channel family protein encodes MDMGAVALAGTSPLTGAETLIRWLWGFRTARVMAALLVVVLGIVVSKFLVRLLGRPIARRFERQSVAQTVLGIIRVSTIIVATFVAGSIVGLGIGDIVLSVTVFSAVLGIVLAPIVGSIINGVFVLADNPYEIGDMIELEDGRRGFVDDITLRYTKILTLENTFLVVPNSSMRERDVTNFSAEDERTRLSLPLLVTYEGNLEEARRIMERAARDCSGVIEGGPDIRIGSARYPAKPTCYIDAYADSGVRLGLRYWTRKPYKISTVESAVRERIWAELEDADVEIAYPHQQLRFDEHSGIARVAVEDGNERAAPAERTESGVTARDPIESGESAPDAETEDTAE; translated from the coding sequence ATGGACATGGGGGCGGTCGCGCTGGCCGGAACGAGCCCACTGACCGGGGCCGAGACGCTGATACGGTGGCTGTGGGGCTTTCGGACCGCTCGGGTGATGGCCGCGCTACTCGTGGTCGTCCTCGGGATCGTCGTCTCGAAGTTCCTCGTTCGCCTGCTCGGACGACCCATCGCCCGCCGGTTCGAGCGACAGAGCGTCGCTCAGACCGTCCTCGGGATCATCCGGGTCTCGACGATCATCGTCGCGACGTTCGTCGCCGGGAGCATCGTCGGCCTCGGCATCGGCGACATCGTCCTCTCGGTGACCGTCTTCTCGGCCGTCCTCGGTATCGTCCTCGCGCCCATCGTCGGGAGCATCATCAACGGCGTGTTCGTCCTCGCGGACAACCCCTACGAGATCGGCGACATGATCGAACTCGAGGACGGACGGCGGGGGTTCGTCGACGATATCACCCTTCGCTACACGAAGATATTGACCCTGGAGAACACCTTCCTCGTCGTACCGAACTCGTCGATGCGGGAGCGCGACGTGACCAACTTCTCCGCCGAGGACGAACGGACGCGGCTCTCGCTGCCGCTTCTCGTCACTTACGAGGGGAACCTAGAGGAGGCCCGACGGATCATGGAACGGGCCGCACGCGACTGCAGCGGCGTGATCGAGGGCGGGCCGGACATCCGTATCGGGAGCGCACGCTACCCCGCGAAGCCGACCTGTTACATCGACGCCTACGCCGACAGCGGCGTTCGGCTTGGCCTCCGGTACTGGACTCGGAAGCCGTACAAGATATCGACCGTCGAGTCGGCCGTCCGCGAGCGTATCTGGGCGGAACTGGAGGATGCGGATGTGGAGATTGCCTACCCGCACCAACAACTCCGGTTCGACGAACACAGCGGGATCGCCCGCGTCGCCGTCGAGGACGGCAACGAGCGAGCGGCCCCGGCCGAGCGGACCGAGAGCGGCGTGACGGCACGGGACCCGATCGAGAGCGGCGAGAGCGCACCCGACGCCGAAACCGAGGACACGGCGGAGTAG
- a CDS encoding CRTAC1 family protein: MFEDRSGLLADNPPFRGYGTAVTVGPDGPRLFVAGFGNANRVLRWRDGTVVDAACGVLADEGRHAIGVAAADLDADGREEVYVHNVAAFGGTSAEADLLLDPTDEGTWRDLFADPVNRGRENYHVGRSVAAIDRLGTGRYGIFVTGYGAPARFYEVGDDGGITDLADAVGLDVVTGGRSVAAGPILSDRTDVFVGAERGANLLLRNVGGTFVDVAREYGVDDDEENARGATLVAPDAAPTLDIVCGNWNGSNRLFTRDGDGPFEDVAPPPLARPARVRTIVAADFDNDGRQELFVNCLGTPNRLLEYDGGWTQTGIGDALEAEGMGTGAAVADIDGDGTLELLVVHGEAQAQPLSLFAAPNDGDWLRVRPLTSDGAPARGARVDLTTEEGRQSRLIDAGSGYLCQMEPVAHFGLGTATPREMTVRWPDGCQRTVTDLDARTTVRCPHPTG, from the coding sequence ATGTTCGAGGACCGTTCGGGACTCCTCGCCGACAATCCGCCGTTTCGAGGGTACGGCACGGCCGTCACGGTCGGTCCCGACGGTCCACGGCTGTTCGTCGCTGGGTTCGGCAACGCCAATCGCGTCCTGCGATGGCGGGACGGGACGGTCGTCGACGCGGCCTGTGGCGTCCTCGCGGACGAGGGGCGCCACGCCATCGGCGTCGCCGCCGCTGATCTCGACGCGGACGGACGCGAGGAAGTGTACGTCCACAACGTGGCCGCCTTCGGCGGTACCTCCGCCGAGGCCGACCTCCTCCTCGATCCGACGGACGAGGGGACGTGGCGTGACCTCTTCGCCGATCCGGTGAACCGCGGCCGCGAGAACTACCACGTCGGCCGGTCGGTCGCCGCTATCGACCGCCTCGGCACCGGCCGGTACGGTATCTTCGTCACCGGCTACGGCGCCCCCGCCCGCTTCTACGAGGTGGGCGACGACGGCGGCATCACCGACCTCGCGGACGCGGTGGGCCTCGACGTGGTGACGGGTGGGCGCTCCGTCGCCGCCGGCCCCATCCTCTCCGACCGCACGGACGTGTTCGTCGGCGCGGAGCGGGGGGCGAACCTCCTGCTCCGAAACGTCGGCGGTACCTTCGTCGACGTGGCACGGGAGTACGGCGTCGACGACGACGAGGAGAACGCCCGCGGCGCGACGCTCGTCGCGCCCGACGCCGCGCCGACACTCGACATCGTCTGTGGCAACTGGAACGGCTCGAACCGACTGTTCACCCGCGACGGCGACGGTCCCTTCGAGGACGTTGCGCCCCCACCGCTCGCCCGGCCGGCGCGCGTCCGAACCATCGTCGCCGCCGACTTCGACAACGACGGCCGCCAGGAACTGTTCGTCAACTGCCTCGGCACGCCGAACCGCCTGCTCGAATACGATGGGGGGTGGACACAGACGGGCATTGGCGACGCCCTCGAAGCCGAGGGAATGGGCACCGGCGCCGCCGTCGCCGATATCGACGGCGACGGCACGCTCGAACTCCTCGTCGTCCACGGCGAGGCCCAGGCGCAGCCACTCTCCCTGTTCGCCGCCCCGAACGACGGCGACTGGCTCCGGGTTCGACCGCTCACCTCCGACGGCGCCCCCGCCCGCGGCGCGCGGGTCGACCTGACGACGGAGGAGGGACGGCAGAGTCGTCTCATCGACGCCGGCAGCGGCTACCTCTGCCAGATGGAGCCCGTCGCCCACTTCGGGTTGGGGACCGCGACGCCCCGCGAGATGACGGTCCGCTGGCCCGACGGCTGCCAGCGGACGGTGACCGACCTCGACGCCCGAACGACGGTCCGCTGTCCCCATCCCACCGGCTGA
- a CDS encoding ATP-dependent DNA helicase: protein MGETWRAVFGHDEPYPEQADGIETAISTAERDGFAVIEGACGTGKTMLALTAGIDRVRDPDSDFERVVVLTSVKQQLRQFEADVRTINDGLPDDWRPVSALTLVGKADVCPYSRERAGRIDESTVYDRCEGLRERTRNLTGSEGPTTAATLAAEARQAQTGLLDSGGGGASVDYLETAGEPTPYLPDTAEYGDTEYCPFYAQYLDDLPEEGDPVEAVPFDFEDAGLLDTEDLVGLSAGHGTCPHSMLGALLPHVEVVIGNYYHAFDPRTVDSFTGALLDDATFVVCDEAHMLEPRVRDLVSDGVADATLRDAESELTRAIQPVELDGVEGRSPSGNRTRSGDSRTGSGTPESGDGALVRGELEESDVTLSELKETRAFVRDLREELDRRVRAHLDRKYPAWRTGMDDLPDEEIPLRDPETPEPDRITEWATKEYGDDVWVRAEAVGAVVARVLNELEEEDRERAAPTAGRVLGAWYRADHGRYFRSIDCSRTWNEAEPADSWRRAYNARLSLHNCVPSDAIADRLGEFGGGVLMSATLEPLDVFRTVTGLDELADDGRPVVERTYGLTFPAENRASFAVDAPAFTHENRGAPGSASDTRRVYVDAVVEVARREGNVLVGMPNYAEAEWMAGELETRLDSPVLLDESSDDGATEALKSDFFAGGSKTLVTSLRGTLTEGVDYRGDRLHAAVVCGVPLVDTTRPRTRAVATAYDRAFGCEGRGGRSGFETALTVPAVRKARQAIGRVIRGPDERGVRVFVDARYARDRWNGVREYFPEWEREEFQPVSPDMLSLGLDRFDG, encoded by the coding sequence ATGGGCGAAACGTGGCGGGCAGTGTTCGGCCACGACGAGCCGTATCCCGAACAGGCCGACGGCATCGAGACGGCGATATCGACGGCCGAGCGGGACGGGTTCGCGGTGATCGAGGGCGCCTGCGGCACCGGCAAAACGATGCTCGCGCTGACGGCGGGGATCGACCGCGTACGCGACCCCGACTCCGACTTCGAGCGGGTGGTCGTGCTGACGAGCGTCAAACAGCAACTCCGGCAGTTCGAGGCGGACGTGCGCACGATCAACGACGGCCTCCCCGACGACTGGCGCCCCGTCTCGGCGCTGACGCTCGTCGGCAAGGCCGACGTGTGTCCGTACAGCCGCGAACGAGCCGGACGGATCGACGAGTCGACCGTCTACGACCGCTGTGAGGGGCTCCGCGAGCGGACGCGCAACCTGACCGGGAGCGAGGGGCCGACGACGGCGGCGACGCTTGCCGCGGAGGCCCGGCAGGCCCAGACCGGTCTGCTCGACTCCGGCGGGGGCGGGGCGTCGGTCGACTATCTAGAGACCGCCGGCGAACCGACACCCTATCTCCCCGACACCGCCGAGTACGGCGACACCGAATACTGCCCCTTCTACGCGCAGTATCTCGACGACCTGCCCGAAGAGGGCGACCCCGTCGAGGCCGTCCCCTTCGACTTCGAGGACGCCGGCCTCCTCGATACGGAGGATCTGGTCGGCCTCTCGGCGGGCCACGGCACCTGCCCGCACTCGATGCTGGGGGCGCTCCTGCCACACGTCGAAGTCGTCATCGGCAACTACTACCACGCGTTCGACCCGCGGACCGTCGACTCCTTTACCGGCGCCCTGCTCGACGACGCGACGTTCGTCGTCTGTGACGAGGCGCATATGCTCGAACCGCGGGTGCGTGATCTGGTGAGCGATGGGGTGGCCGACGCGACCCTCCGTGACGCCGAGTCGGAGTTGACGCGGGCGATCCAGCCGGTCGAACTGGACGGCGTGGAGGGACGCAGTCCCTCGGGCAACCGGACACGGTCCGGTGACAGCCGGACGGGGTCCGGGACACCGGAATCGGGGGACGGCGCCCTCGTCCGTGGCGAGTTGGAGGAGTCCGACGTGACGCTTTCGGAACTGAAAGAGACGCGGGCGTTCGTCCGCGACCTGCGCGAGGAACTCGACCGGCGGGTGCGCGCCCACCTCGACCGGAAATATCCGGCGTGGCGGACGGGGATGGACGACCTGCCGGACGAGGAGATACCCCTCCGCGATCCGGAGACGCCCGAACCCGACCGGATAACGGAGTGGGCAACGAAGGAGTACGGCGACGACGTGTGGGTGCGCGCCGAGGCGGTCGGCGCCGTCGTCGCGCGCGTCCTGAACGAACTGGAGGAGGAGGACCGCGAACGGGCGGCCCCGACGGCCGGGCGAGTGCTCGGCGCGTGGTATCGTGCGGATCACGGCCGGTACTTCCGGTCCATCGACTGCTCGCGCACGTGGAACGAGGCCGAACCCGCCGACTCGTGGCGACGGGCCTACAACGCCCGCCTGTCGCTTCACAACTGTGTCCCCAGCGACGCCATCGCGGATCGGCTGGGCGAGTTCGGCGGCGGCGTGTTGATGTCGGCGACGCTCGAACCGCTCGACGTGTTCCGGACGGTGACGGGACTGGACGAGTTGGCCGACGACGGTCGGCCGGTCGTCGAACGGACCTACGGCCTCACGTTCCCGGCCGAGAACCGGGCGAGTTTCGCCGTCGACGCGCCGGCGTTCACCCACGAGAACCGCGGCGCGCCGGGGTCGGCAAGCGACACTCGGCGGGTGTACGTCGACGCCGTCGTCGAGGTGGCAAGACGGGAGGGGAACGTCCTCGTCGGGATGCCGAACTACGCCGAGGCGGAGTGGATGGCCGGCGAGTTGGAGACCCGCCTCGATTCGCCGGTCCTGCTCGACGAGTCGAGCGACGACGGGGCGACCGAGGCGCTCAAATCCGACTTCTTCGCCGGCGGATCGAAGACGCTCGTCACCAGCCTCCGGGGGACGCTCACGGAGGGCGTCGACTACCGGGGCGATCGCCTGCATGCGGCGGTGGTCTGTGGGGTCCCGCTGGTCGACACGACGCGGCCGCGGACCCGGGCGGTCGCGACGGCGTACGACCGCGCGTTCGGGTGCGAGGGCCGTGGCGGACGTAGCGGGTTCGAGACGGCGCTGACGGTACCCGCGGTCCGAAAGGCACGGCAGGCGATCGGGCGAGTGATCCGCGGCCCCGACGAACGCGGGGTCCGGGTGTTCGTCGACGCCCGCTACGCTCGCGACCGATGGAACGGGGTTCGGGAGTATTTCCCCGAGTGGGAGCGCGAGGAGTTCCAGCCCGTCAGCCCGGATATGCTGTCGCTGGGGCTGGATCGGTTCGACGGGTAG